In a single window of the Rhodamnia argentea isolate NSW1041297 chromosome 2, ASM2092103v1, whole genome shotgun sequence genome:
- the LOC115739479 gene encoding disease resistance protein RUN1-like, which yields MSLLGYDYEVFLSFRRPDTRAGITDFLYMSLTDAGIHAYRDYKDLRDGEEMGPELLQAIHLSKISIPIFSRGISTWCLRELVQMVKCKKTQGQIIMPIFYDVAPWKIRLQTGVYGMALSLHETKKRYGDETIREWRESLKETAGLKGWDLSMPNKHEGEVVKEVVNKVFGVLKKAYLVVPVCLAGVDHHVGKIMRMLGAQTQETQILGIHGMGGIEKTTLTKIVYNLLLHDFEDCGFLSNIRETSELHGIEWVRNKLISDVLKQKMTDREKSDEGIKMIKERLSSKKVLLLDDVNKNIQLNALMEKRNWLNEGSKIIITASNKHILIIPEVDFTYDLTCMDFEQSFQLFSKHLFKRDYPPDEYVTLSHKAVDIIGGLPLALEVMGSRLSSTSNERWDAKLKMLEKTPDLEVQNTLKEEVKSPAKAAMAHLASSLFDMTELSLINLAVLDLSWSELTESWDG from the exons ATGTCTTTGCTCGGATATGATTACGAGgtgttcttgagttttagaAGGCCGGACACCCGAGCGGGCATCACTGACTTTCTATACATGAGCCTGACTGACGCGGGGATCCATGCCTATAGAGACTACAAAGATCTCCGAGATGGGGAAGAGATGGGCCCGGAGCTCCTGCAAGCGATTCACCTGTCAAAGATCTCCATACCCATCTTCTCGAGAGGTATTAGTACGTGGTGTCTCCGGGAGTTGGTCCAAATGGTGAAGTGCAAGAAGACTCAAGGGCAGATCATCATGCCCATTTTCTATGATGTGGCGCCTTGGAAGATCCGACTGCAAACCGGGGTCTACGGAATGGCCTTGTCTTTGCACGAAACCAAGAAGCGTTATGGTGACGAGACTATCCGAGAGTGGAGGGAGTCTCTCAAAGAGACCGCAGGCCTAAAGGGATGGGACCTGAGCATGCCCAACAA GCACGAAGGTGAGGTCGTGAAGGAGGTAGTCAATAAGGTTTTCGGCGTGCTGAAGAAGGCTTATTTGGTAGTGCCTGTCTGCTTGGCTGGAGTCGACCATCACGTGGGTAAAATTATGCGAATGCTAGGCGCTCAGACACAGGAAACGCAAATCCTCGGAATCCATGGAATGGGTGGTATTGAAAAGACAACTCTCACCAAAATCGTCTACAATTTACTCTTGCACGATTTCGAGGATTGTGGTTTCCTCTCCAACATTCGAGAAACTTCGGAGCTTCATGGTATCGAGTGGGTGCGGAATAAGCTCATCTCTGATGTTCTTAAACAAAAAATGACAGACAGAGAAAAAAGTGATGAAGGGATTAAGATGATCAAAGAAAGGTTGTCCAGTAAAAAGGTTCTTCTTCTGGACGATGTcaacaaaaatattcaattgaatGCGCTAATGGAAAAGCGCAATTGGTTAAATGAAGGAAGCAAGATAATAATTACGGCTAGTAACAAACACATTCTTATCATTCCCGAAGTGGATTTTACTTATGATCTTACTTGTATGGATTTCGAACAATCATTTCAACTTTTCAGTAAACATCTCTTCAAAAGAGATTATCCACCAGATGAGTATGTCACCCTCTCCCACAAGGCAGTGGACATTATTGGAGGCCTTCCTCTCGCGCTTGAGGTTATGGGTTCGCGTTTATCATCCACCAGTAATGAAAGGTGGGATGCCAAACTGAAGATGCTGGAAAAGACTCCTGATCTAGAAGTTCAGAACACGTTGAAA GAAGAGGTCAAATCTCCTGCCAAAGCTGCGATGGCTCACTTGGCATCTTCACTATTTGATATGACCGAACTTTCGTTGATAAATCTAGCCGTTCTTGATCTGTCGTGGAGTGAATTGACGGAGAGTTGGGATGGTTGA
- the LOC115739527 gene encoding protein SUPPRESSOR OF npr1-1, CONSTITUTIVE 1-like, whose amino-acid sequence MIFLLQVMTNLKVLNLTGCHLLEKTPTFTASVNIERLILRDCKSLVEIDSSICCLKRLVYLDASSCTNLCKLPDDLGKHLASLMHLQLGTLYMDTFPDLSNLSNLKELDLTFRPPDFDEMSNGLGECSMPRWIGNLSKLESLVLRSDYVTTSPAGLSLPPQLKSLRLECSNLRCLPRLPSSISSMQLYDCKSLCSAMDLTNFKNLSSLQISRAAITKLQGLGCLKNLRDLQLNWLGQVKMLPDLSKLNKLGHLRVRSCDNLVEIQGELPLSLDKVRISSCRSLWKLPDLSSLMGKTDVEIDYCDRVLEHVGMNRQDLELVGLKQLQVLPDLSNSNELRRLRVENCSNLGEIQGELPQSLEELEISSCESLKELPDLSRLKKLQKVDIEGCTKLEMKAILGSARRSQASLWENLGHLRICGLGQVEILPDPSNFNKLRRLHVEDCGNLIEIQGKLPQSLEELEIDSCKSLRKLPDLLSLNGLQKVKIHRCYNLDVEALSRLCSEKSIIFVDED is encoded by the coding sequence atgatttttcttttacaggTGATGACGAATCTGAAAGTTCTGAATTTGACCGGTTGCCATCTCTTGGAGAAAACTCCCACCTTCACTGCTTCGGTAAATATAGAACGTTTGATCCTACGGGACTGTAAATCACTAGTCGAAATTGACTCGTCGATCTGTTGCTTGAAACGCTTGGTTTACTTAGATGCAAGCTCTTGCACGAATCTTTGCAAGCTGCCAGATGACCTGGGTAAACATCTTGCAAGTCTTATGCACCTTCAACTAGGGACGCTGTACATGGACACGTTTCCAGATCTCTCGAACCTGAGTAATTTGAAGGAATTGGATCTGACATTTCGCCCGCCCGATTTTGATGAGATGTCTAATGGGCTCGGGGAATGTTCGATGCCACGGTGGATTGGTAACTTGAGCAAGCTGGAGTCTCTGGTCCTGCGCTCTGATTATGTGACCACCTCACCGGCGGGCCTTAGCCTCCCTCCTCAACTCAAGTCACTTCGCCTCGAGTGCTCTAATCTGCGTTGCCTCCCGAGGCTTCCCTCAAGCATATCCTCCATGCAGCTGTACGATTGCAAGTCACTTTGCTCGGCGATGGATCTAACGAATTTCAAGAATCTATCATCTCTCCAGATTAGTCGCGCTGCAATTACAAAACTTCAAGGCCTTGGTTGTTTAAAGAACCTACGAGATTTGCAGCTTAATTGGCTGGGACAGGTAAAGATGCTACCTGATCTAAGCAAGTTAAACAAACTAGGGCATCTTCGAGTACGATCTTGCGataatctggttgagattcaaggcgaactaccGCTGTCTTTGGATAAAGTGCGTATTTCTAGCTGTCGTTCTTTATGGAAGTTGCCTGATCTGTCAAGCTTAATGGGTAAGACAGATGTTGAAATAGACTATTGCGATAGAGTTCTTGAACATGTTGGCATGAATCGACAAGATTTGGAGCTCGTTGGCCTTAAACAGTTGCAGGTCCTACCTGACCTGAGCAATTCAAATGAACTACGACGTCTTCGAGTAGAAAATTGCAGTAATCTGGGTGAGATTCAAGGCGAGCTACCACAATCTTTGGAAGAATTGGAGATTTCTTCATGTGAATCTTTAAAGGAGTTGCCTGATCTATCCAGATTGAAGAAACTGCAAAAGGTTGACATAGAAGGTTGCACGAAATTAGAGATGAAGGCAATTCTCGGCTCTGCTCGGAGAAGTCAGGCGAGTTTGTGGGAGAACCTAGGACATTTGCGGATTTGTGGGCTTGGACAGGTGGAGATACTACCTGATCCAAGTAATTTCAACAAACTACGACGTCTTCACGTAGAAGATTGTGGTAATCTGATTGAGATTCAAGGCAAACTACCACAATCTTTGGAAGAATTGGAGATTGATTCCTGTAAATCTTTGCGGAAGTTGCCTGATTTGTTGAGCTTGAATGGACTGCAAAAGGTTAAAATCCATCGTTGCTACAATTTAGATGTGGAGGCACTTTCTAGGCTTTGCTCAGAGAAGTCAATCATATTTGTGGACGAAGACTGA